One window of the Aphelocoma coerulescens isolate FSJ_1873_10779 unplaced genomic scaffold, UR_Acoe_1.0 HiC_scaffold_183, whole genome shotgun sequence genome contains the following:
- the LOC138101029 gene encoding M-phase-specific PLK1-interacting protein-like, with product MYRPGFRAPTPPYAGGGVRSPPSGGGALPPSPRGYGSPHHTPPYGHRPGPYGSGLSPRGPGFYGRFGSPSPGAQTPRRPQSVSPRYPAPYGGASPAGAPLHPPPQHKRSPGGFQRHFQGSPRTSTPFGTAHGREKRVSNDVENYYRPSMLEDPWAGLEPVSVTDINQQYSSEQTTCTGKKGRYFS from the exons ATGTACCGGCCGGGATTCCGCGCACCGACACCTCCCTACGCGGGCGGCGGCGTCCGGAGCCCTCCCTCCGGCGGAGGGGCCCTGCCGCCCTCTCCGCGGGGCTACGGAAGCCCCCACCACACGCCGCCCTACGGCCACCGGCCCGGGCCGTACGGCAGCGGCCTCTCGCCCCGAGGCCCTGGGTTCTACGGGCGCTTCGGGAGCCCCTCGCCGGGGGCACAGACCCCGCGCAGGCCGCAGAGCGTCAGTCCGCGGTACCCGGCTCCGTACGGCGGCGCGTCCCCGGCCGGAGCGCCTCTGCACCCGCCGCCGCAGCACAAGCGCTCGCCCGGCGGCTTCCAGAGGCACTTCCAG GGATCACCCAGGACATCTACTCCATTTGGTACAGCgcatggcagagagaaaagagtgTCTAATGATGTGGAAAACTATTACAGACCTTCAATGCTTGAGGACCCATGGGCTGGCCTAGAGCCAGTTTCTGTTACAGACATAAACCAGCAATACAGCAGTGAGCAAACAACATGTACTGGTAAAAAAGGGAGGTATTTCAGCTAA